Proteins found in one Candidatus Methylomirabilota bacterium genomic segment:
- a CDS encoding MFS transporter, whose amino-acid sequence MTVARRGPRWVAPGDVNAFFGLALDNTTQLVILSSILIGVFKFPPDLVLQRIVPGTAAGVLIGDLVYTWLAVRLARASGRDDVTAMPFGIDTPSLFGIVFGVLGPAMLATGDPVLAWKIGMGVTVAMGALKLVLAFAGDWVRRLVPRAALLGSIAGVAILLIAFLPALKVFADPLVGLVSLTVVLVALVGRVRLPGGVPGAFVAVLAGAAVFWLRAASGWGPASTMEPPHLALAVPWPTLAWVETFGAVLPYLSLAIPFAVATVIGGIDNTESAIAAGDEYRARDILLTEAVATMAAGLCGGVIQNTPYIGHPAYKAMGARAGYTLATGLAMGVGASLGLVGLLVSVLSEAAVAPILIFIGLEITAQAFIASPARHAAAVAVSFIPAVAALVLIQINTLLASVGKGAADLRGDGRLAYEHLLVLGNGFIVTALLWGWALVSIVEGRLRRAAAVFLVAGTATLFGAIHSPRASGALFWPWSAGSAFPLLLAAGYGLGALILVLLSASTGRTQARPPAG is encoded by the coding sequence GTGACGGTGGCGCGCCGCGGCCCGCGCTGGGTCGCGCCCGGAGACGTGAACGCCTTCTTCGGGCTCGCCCTCGACAACACCACCCAGCTCGTCATCCTCTCCAGCATCCTCATCGGCGTCTTCAAGTTCCCGCCCGACCTCGTCCTCCAGCGCATCGTGCCGGGAACCGCCGCGGGCGTGCTCATCGGCGATCTCGTGTACACGTGGCTCGCCGTGCGCCTGGCCCGCGCCTCGGGTCGGGACGACGTCACCGCCATGCCCTTCGGCATCGACACCCCGTCGCTCTTCGGCATCGTCTTCGGCGTCCTCGGGCCCGCGATGCTCGCCACCGGAGACCCGGTCCTCGCGTGGAAGATCGGCATGGGGGTCACCGTGGCCATGGGTGCCCTCAAGCTCGTGCTGGCGTTCGCCGGTGATTGGGTCCGGCGTCTCGTGCCGAGAGCGGCGCTCCTCGGCTCCATCGCGGGCGTGGCCATCCTGCTCATCGCCTTCCTGCCCGCCCTCAAGGTCTTCGCCGACCCGCTGGTGGGGCTCGTCTCGCTAACCGTGGTCCTCGTGGCCCTCGTGGGCCGGGTACGCCTTCCCGGCGGCGTGCCCGGCGCATTCGTCGCCGTGCTGGCAGGCGCGGCCGTCTTCTGGCTCCGCGCCGCCAGCGGCTGGGGGCCGGCATCGACGATGGAGCCACCCCACCTCGCCCTCGCCGTCCCCTGGCCGACCCTGGCATGGGTCGAGACCTTCGGCGCGGTCTTGCCGTACCTGTCCCTGGCCATCCCGTTTGCCGTCGCCACGGTGATCGGGGGTATCGACAACACCGAGTCCGCCATCGCGGCGGGGGACGAGTACCGCGCGCGAGATATCTTGCTGACGGAAGCCGTGGCGACCATGGCCGCCGGGCTTTGCGGGGGAGTCATTCAGAACACGCCGTACATCGGCCATCCCGCCTACAAGGCCATGGGCGCGCGGGCGGGCTACACGCTGGCCACGGGCCTCGCCATGGGCGTGGGCGCTTCGCTCGGACTCGTGGGGCTTCTCGTGAGCGTCTTGTCCGAGGCCGCCGTGGCGCCCATCCTGATCTTCATCGGCCTGGAGATCACCGCCCAGGCCTTCATCGCCTCGCCGGCGCGACATGCGGCGGCCGTCGCCGTCTCCTTCATTCCCGCCGTGGCCGCCCTCGTCCTGATCCAGATCAACACGCTCCTGGCCTCGGTGGGGAAGGGCGCGGCGGATCTCCGCGGCGACGGCCGGCTCGCCTACGAGCACCTCCTCGTGCTCGGCAATGGCTTCATCGTGACCGCGCTCCTGTGGGGATGGGCCCTCGTGAGCATCGTCGAGGGACGCCTCCGTCGCGCGGCCGCCGTGTTCCTCGTGGCGGGGACGGCGACGCTCTTCGGGGCCATTCACTCGCCGCGGGCGAGCGGGGCGCTCTTCTGGCCATGGTCGGCGGGAAGCGCGTTTCCGCTCCTGCTCGCCGCCGGCTATGGACTGGGCGCGCTGATCCTCGTGCTCCTGTCGGCTTCGACGGGCAGGACACAAGCGCGCCCCCCGGCGGGCTAG
- a CDS encoding FAD-dependent oxidoreductase, protein MTEAATHAVAVVGAGPAGLFATRALAAAGCRVLLINRDIKAGGLAEYGIFLNKYKMKGGLRKQFHKILTDPLVTYLGHVAVGEGAPLSVPALRAAGFDAVVFAIGAQGTKYLGIEGERRPGVYHAKDLVYHYNRLPPFSERHFPIGRRVAIVGVGNVMVDIANYCAHFCECDEIIAVARRGPHEKAYDDREFEDVEDAFDREAYRREVERIRPRLEAAGQSAEDVLKALAARPEAESRCRARLSFRFLASPRRVVTEGGRVIALEVEETRLERKGERISAVGTGEISLIPCDTVVFAVGDRVDERAGLPYKEGLYVTAPGEEQDPAAAYQVWDPALGQPLADVFVVGWARRASDGVVGRARLDAETGIKHILKILGSRPTRSPAEAERPVTAIMHELRTAGARPVTYDEVLRIEDAERERASREGVEEFKFASDDEMLALLSG, encoded by the coding sequence ATGACCGAAGCGGCGACCCACGCGGTGGCGGTCGTGGGCGCGGGACCGGCGGGGCTGTTCGCGACCCGCGCCCTGGCCGCGGCGGGATGCCGCGTCCTCCTGATCAACCGAGACATCAAGGCGGGCGGACTGGCCGAGTACGGGATCTTCCTCAACAAGTACAAGATGAAGGGCGGCCTCCGAAAGCAGTTCCACAAGATCCTCACGGATCCGCTCGTCACCTATCTCGGTCACGTGGCGGTGGGCGAGGGCGCCCCCTTGAGCGTTCCCGCCCTCCGCGCGGCCGGCTTCGACGCCGTGGTCTTCGCCATCGGCGCCCAGGGCACCAAGTACCTCGGCATCGAGGGCGAGCGACGGCCGGGCGTCTACCATGCCAAGGACCTCGTCTATCACTACAACCGCCTTCCCCCTTTCTCGGAGCGCCATTTCCCCATCGGACGTCGGGTGGCCATCGTGGGCGTCGGCAATGTCATGGTGGACATCGCGAACTACTGCGCGCACTTCTGCGAGTGCGATGAGATCATCGCCGTGGCGCGCCGGGGGCCGCACGAAAAGGCCTACGACGACCGGGAGTTCGAGGATGTCGAGGACGCCTTCGACCGGGAGGCGTACCGGCGCGAGGTCGAGCGCATTCGCCCCCGCCTCGAGGCCGCGGGACAGAGCGCGGAGGACGTCCTGAAGGCGCTGGCCGCCCGGCCAGAGGCCGAGAGCCGCTGCCGGGCCCGCCTGTCCTTCCGCTTCCTGGCTTCCCCGAGGCGCGTGGTGACCGAAGGCGGTCGCGTCATCGCCCTCGAGGTCGAGGAGACGCGGCTCGAGCGCAAGGGCGAGCGGATCAGCGCGGTCGGCACGGGTGAGATCTCGCTCATACCGTGCGACACCGTGGTCTTCGCGGTGGGCGACCGCGTGGACGAGCGGGCGGGGCTGCCCTACAAGGAGGGGCTCTACGTGACGGCGCCCGGGGAAGAGCAGGACCCGGCCGCGGCCTATCAGGTCTGGGATCCCGCCCTGGGCCAGCCCCTCGCCGACGTTTTCGTGGTCGGCTGGGCTCGGCGGGCCAGTGACGGCGTGGTCGGCCGGGCCCGTCTCGACGCCGAGACGGGGATCAAGCACATCTTGAAGATCCTCGGCTCGCGGCCCACGCGCTCGCCCGCCGAGGCGGAGCGTCCGGTGACGGCGATCATGCACGAGCTCCGCACAGCCGGGGCACGGCCCGTGACCTATGACGAAGTCCTCCGCATCGAGGACGCGGAGCGCGAGCGCGCCAGCCGCGAAGGCGTCGAGGAGTTCAAGTTCGCCAGCGATGACGAGATGCTGGCCCTTCTCTCCGGCTAA
- a CDS encoding cytochrome c has product MATLALALAAVIAPAGLATAQAPWTAPASEKGKKNPLPADAKTIEQGKKVAEVNCVTCHGPKGKGDGAAAVALNPKPADWTSKKVQAESDGEIFWKISNGRGPMPAWRHLPENERWALVRYLRTLAVK; this is encoded by the coding sequence ATGGCGACTCTGGCGCTCGCGCTGGCCGCGGTGATCGCGCCGGCCGGACTGGCGACAGCCCAGGCTCCGTGGACGGCGCCCGCTAGCGAGAAGGGCAAGAAGAACCCGCTGCCCGCCGATGCCAAGACCATCGAGCAAGGCAAGAAGGTGGCGGAGGTCAACTGCGTCACCTGTCATGGGCCCAAGGGCAAAGGCGATGGAGCTGCCGCGGTGGCCCTCAACCCCAAGCCGGCCGATTGGACATCGAAGAAGGTGCAGGCCGAGTCGGACGGCGAGATCTTCTGGAAGATCAGCAACGGCCGCGGGCCGATGCCCGCGTGGAGGCATCTGCCCGAGAACGAGCGCTGGGCGCTGGTCCGGTATCTACGTACTCTCGCCGTCAAGTAG
- a CDS encoding GAF domain-containing protein produces MSDDEQVSPDPTPQSLHGALLEIRQGIESLADRLRRIGLPSASAAPRAAAEAPEERDALTVGEEILAIPSRGLEPSQIFSLAMDHVARLLTADRAMLFTWEAEASRLVPRAGRGFRRDDLDSISIKAGEGLVGQAFQDERLARVTGGAPRIVEDPFLVLFPVYDAIAVPVRTGGSAAGILYAGRRAPRLAFSEHEILLLLVIADRIGNALGHRDAIETTRGHIGRLRELEVFLGHVLVGQDMEAVLARACEVACRLTEARVAAIGVPGGRGGFALAAALGLSADVLHTVRVDTDRGLTGEMFATQRPASCRDIQGRAGSEDDFLLQVGLRACLAVPVRLRRQTVGALYVGDPEAREFSPDQIEAVQVLASMLALGMENNRLYGEVQGALQGLESAQEQLVQTSSARAVGAMAGGIANEFNNILAIVLGKTQLMLSRVSDGPLREDLADIEEAGWRAADIVRRLQGFAATSTDDATGPVDLVAVVQDAVALTRAVWKDEAEARGVQIEVVTDLDRLPPMEGQATALREGIMNLILNAIDAMPQGGRLGLTARRVDPGVELQVSDTGEGMREDIRRRIFDPFFTTRAPHRTGLGLSVVRGVVSRHRGTVHIRSEQGAGTTVALWFPAASEHDVEASRPVAAEGGATARSDVASILVLEDEDPIRALLVEALTSAGHHVESATDGLTGLARFQGGAFDVVLTDLSLPECSGLDVASSVKRLRPETPVVLITGWGHLLDPERLREAGVDLMLVKPFRIERVLAVLADALRLRPSK; encoded by the coding sequence ATGAGCGACGACGAGCAGGTCTCCCCGGATCCGACTCCGCAAAGCCTCCACGGCGCGCTCCTCGAGATCCGACAGGGCATCGAGTCGCTGGCTGACCGGCTCCGGAGGATCGGGCTTCCCTCCGCCTCTGCCGCGCCGCGGGCCGCCGCCGAGGCTCCGGAAGAGCGAGACGCCCTCACCGTCGGCGAAGAGATCCTGGCCATCCCCTCTCGCGGCCTCGAGCCCTCTCAGATCTTTTCTCTCGCCATGGATCACGTGGCGCGTCTTCTCACGGCCGACCGCGCCATGCTCTTCACCTGGGAGGCGGAGGCTTCGAGGCTCGTGCCGCGCGCCGGTCGCGGGTTCCGTCGAGACGATCTCGACTCCATCTCCATCAAAGCCGGCGAAGGGCTCGTCGGCCAGGCCTTCCAGGACGAGAGGCTCGCCCGGGTTACCGGAGGCGCCCCCCGCATCGTCGAGGATCCTTTCCTGGTCCTCTTCCCCGTTTACGACGCGATCGCGGTGCCGGTCCGCACGGGCGGCAGCGCAGCGGGCATTCTCTACGCGGGCCGCCGCGCGCCGCGGCTGGCATTCTCGGAGCACGAGATCTTGCTCCTGCTCGTGATCGCCGATCGGATCGGCAATGCCCTGGGCCATCGTGACGCGATCGAGACCACCCGAGGCCACATTGGCCGGCTCCGCGAGCTCGAGGTCTTCCTGGGCCATGTCCTGGTGGGACAGGACATGGAGGCCGTCCTCGCGCGTGCGTGCGAAGTCGCCTGCCGGCTGACCGAGGCGCGTGTCGCGGCCATCGGCGTGCCGGGCGGCAGGGGGGGGTTTGCCCTCGCCGCGGCGCTGGGGCTCTCCGCCGACGTCCTCCACACCGTGCGCGTCGATACCGACCGTGGACTGACGGGGGAGATGTTCGCGACGCAGCGCCCGGCGTCATGCCGGGACATTCAAGGCCGCGCGGGATCCGAGGACGACTTCCTTCTCCAGGTGGGACTGCGCGCGTGTCTTGCCGTGCCCGTGCGTCTCCGGCGCCAGACCGTGGGCGCGCTCTATGTGGGCGACCCCGAGGCACGCGAATTCTCCCCTGACCAGATCGAAGCCGTCCAGGTGCTGGCCTCCATGCTCGCCCTGGGAATGGAAAACAACCGGCTCTACGGCGAGGTGCAGGGCGCTCTCCAGGGCCTCGAGAGCGCCCAGGAGCAGCTCGTCCAGACCTCGAGCGCGCGGGCGGTGGGCGCCATGGCGGGCGGCATCGCCAACGAGTTCAACAATATCCTCGCCATCGTGCTCGGCAAGACTCAGCTCATGCTCTCGCGCGTGTCCGACGGGCCGCTGCGCGAGGACCTGGCCGACATCGAGGAGGCGGGCTGGCGCGCCGCGGATATCGTGCGGCGCCTTCAGGGCTTCGCGGCGACCAGCACGGACGATGCCACGGGGCCGGTGGACTTGGTCGCGGTCGTGCAGGACGCGGTGGCGCTGACCCGCGCGGTGTGGAAGGACGAGGCAGAGGCGCGCGGGGTGCAGATCGAGGTCGTGACCGATCTGGATCGTCTCCCTCCGATGGAGGGGCAGGCGACCGCGCTCCGCGAGGGCATCATGAACCTGATCCTCAACGCCATCGACGCCATGCCGCAGGGCGGCCGTCTGGGCCTGACCGCGCGCCGCGTGGACCCGGGAGTCGAGCTCCAGGTCTCGGACACCGGGGAGGGGATGCGCGAGGACATACGCCGGCGCATCTTCGATCCATTCTTCACGACCCGGGCCCCGCATCGTACCGGACTCGGCCTCTCGGTCGTCCGGGGGGTGGTCAGCCGCCACCGCGGCACCGTGCACATCCGCAGCGAGCAAGGCGCGGGTACGACGGTGGCGCTGTGGTTTCCCGCCGCTTCTGAACATGATGTGGAGGCGTCTCGGCCCGTGGCCGCAGAGGGCGGGGCGACCGCACGGTCGGACGTCGCCTCCATCCTGGTGCTCGAGGACGAAGACCCGATCCGGGCCCTGCTCGTGGAGGCCCTGACCTCCGCAGGCCACCACGTCGAGTCGGCGACCGACGGCTTGACGGGCCTCGCGCGCTTTCAGGGTGGCGCCTTCGACGTCGTGCTGACCGATCTCTCGCTGCCGGAATGCTCGGGGCTCGATGTCGCCAGCTCGGTGAAGCGCCTCCGTCCCGAGACTCCGGTCGTCCTGATCACGGGCTGGGGCCACCTGCTCGATCCCGAGCGTCTGCGGGAGGCGGGGGTGGACTTGATGCTCGTCAAGCCGTTCAGGATCGAGCGCGTGCTCGCCGTGCTCGCCGACGCGCTGCGCCTGCGTCCTTCCAAGTAA